Genomic window (Syngnathoides biaculeatus isolate LvHL_M chromosome 6, ASM1980259v1, whole genome shotgun sequence):
CAAGGTGATCACAGAGAAATGCACTGAGCTCAACACGGTTCAGGTATGTGATCCGGTTCCATGCCGTTCTATACAGTTTTGTAAAACTCAAATTGTTAATATACTCAACTGAATACCCTAATACAGATCGTCAAAATTCTGAACTCATACACACCTTTCGATGGTTTTGAAAAGAGGGTCGCCTCATCGTTTGTTCGCAAAGTTCAGGTGAGCTTCATTCTCCATTCTCACCTGTAATGGACGCTGGGTCGGGAACGTGACATGTCCTCTTTTTTCGCAGTCTCTTCGACAAGATCACGACGGCTCCCCTCAGCTGATGATGGATGCATATTATCGTTTCCCGGTTACGTTTCCTTTCTGCCCATCCTCGCAGGCTCTCGAGTTGCTGCAGGTTCCCGCTAGCCTTAACCTGGAATTTCTAACGATGATCTGACCCAGGGAGACTTTGTCCTCTATCTTCTCAAGATGAACCGCTAATCATGTGGCTAATGTGTCATccatttgtataaaaaaataaaaatacaccaaaacaaaaaatgtatggatgtgaCATTAGGTTTTGCTGCATGGAGAAGTCATATAAAGTGGAACTAAAGCAGCAGGAAATAAGTACAAGAATACGTTAATGGgttttataaatatttgtaaaaacagATAAATTAGTAGACTAATAACAGGAACATGGAATACATTGAATTATTCCAATTTAACAATATGGGgggaaaactaaataaatagataatctGGATGTCAAAGGGAttgcagaatttaaaaaaaattcatatgaCATGGAACTAAAGCAGCAGAAAATAAAAGAAGTTCatgtattttacaaatatttgtaaaaagagGCAAATTACGAGAGAATAGTAATAGGTTCATTGAATATATTGAACaccataaatggaaaaaaaaacagacaaactatACACAATATTCCATGGAGAATGATAACACAATAAATAAGTTAATTCAATCATCTTTGTGAAAATAATGGACATAACCTAGTAACGTGAAATGGAATATTTATAGATAGAAACTCTATAACAGTGTTTCTTAAACCGGGTGACGAGAGATTATAGATATTGTTGATCTATGCGAAAGCAATAAATCCACTGATCAGCATGAAGTAGACATGAgaactgtatttaaaaaggcaATATAGTACATGGGATATTCAAACCACCTTTGAATTGACTTAAATAACTAAACTAAGCTTTTGAGACTATTCTAATTGATTGAGATGTATGGCAGCAtcgtacgccccccccccccactactgTGGAGTCTTGTCCCTGTGACGTCACGACAGCAGCATCAGCTGTTAGCTGTGCGTGTGCCACTGCTTTCAAGCCGTCTCGCTGCCCATCGCGGCCCCCCAGAAAGGACAAATATATGAGATCCCCTCCGATCCCTGAAATGGCGACACAGGAGGTTCAGCTCAACGAGACTCTGGCGCATCTGAAAACCGAGTCGGAGTCGCTCAAGTCGAAGCTCGAAGAGGAAAGAGCCAAGCTGCACGACGTCGAGCGTGAGTACGGAAAATGGAGAGGCCGAGCGCCGACAAATCACAGCAGATGCTTTCTTATCCACATCACGACATTGAGCaagcaaacaacaacagcaacaaaaactcGACACATACACTGTAACAGCGATCTGTATTTCCTTGACGGGCTCGGCGTGTCCTGAGATGGAACAGGCCCGGTTCCGTTTGTCGAGCTTAGTGCTTCTCATCCTTCTGCACGACGCTCATGTAGCGTCCAAACATCCGCTCGGCAGCGTGTAGCAACAACATCACTCTTAGAAGGGAAGAGATTAAAACCCTGTTTCTGGATTACATCGTTATGTTGCACGTGATATGCTTTTTGAGGGACTTGGACGGATTCCGGATAAATAACtaaatcgagaaaaaaaaaagaagcaacacATCCAGCCATTAAATGCAAGTTTACGCGCTGCAGCTTTAATCCTCCCCTTTATGTTAATGAAGTGGCGATTTAATGTAATGTACAATGTGTACacgcgtgtgtgtttttcttcagtgcaTCAAGTGGCTGAGAAGGTGGAGGGCCTGGGCCAGTTTGTCATGAAGACCCGGAGAACTCTGAAGGGACATGGGAACAAAGTTCTGTGCATGGACTGGTGTAAGGACAAGAGGAGGATCGTCAGCTCCTCGCAggtctcaaacacacacacacttttcacaCCTTACAGCAcgggtgttaaactcaaggcctgTGTTccaaatccggcccgccacatgattttatgtggcctgcaaaggcaaatctagtgTGCCAACTCCCATGATTCTTGTGGAAATCTGAACCAAGATTTCACATTGTCATATACCATAaatgtgtgaccaaacatgaacattaGTTGAAAAAGCCAATCGCCTTGAttcctgattccaaaactagttcataaattgatgtaaatatgatgagggcgATAGTGGCACGCTGGCACAGCTGcagagcgttggcgtcacagttatgagaaccggggttcaaatcgcagccccacctgtgtggagtttgcgtgttctccccgtgcctgcgtgggtcttctccggtttcctcccacatccccaaaacatccaacattcattggagactcttaacagcccttcggtgtgattgtgagtgccgcttttgtctgtctctatgtgccctgcgattggttggcaacctgttcagggtgtaccccgcctcctgcccattgacagctgggattgactctagcactcctgtgaccctgtAAAGTGacttacaaaaaatgttaaattagccCACAATAACGATTGAAATAGTTCCccctatttttttgttttttttaaaaacagtctttctgttttttttctgccttgtaaGTGCCACAGGTCTCATTCAATCAGCCTCTCAACTTTCTCGTTCCctctttatgtttgtttttaaccttGTGTTGTcatctatggaaaaaaaaaacctacgaGGAGTAGAAACTACTGTAcaggtatggaagtaaatatgcgcCACCACGATTTAAATTTGatatgccacagaaaacaggatttgaatttgaaatgtaaagtgatcacatttttaatagttttacttcaatgtaacttttcaatattaATTCAACTgtctacaattcgctgtctgacttccaaccggctacaatttgctgtctaaaattcaccgcctACGCCACCTGACAGGGTTacttcacgtgacgtcacatactaagaaagcataactggattggctggctgtttggttctgacctgaagtaaccctgtctGGTGGAACAGACGgagaatttcagacagcgaattgtagcaactattgaaaatgtgatcactttacactTCAAATTCTAATCCTGTTTTCTGCGgcacttcaaattcaaatcctggtggcacttatttacttccatatgcaGGTATCTGCTTTCAGCTGTATGGAgaataagtaaaaataaaaagtaaaaattctgAAGTAAAAGTACAGAATATACTGGAGCTGGAAACTCTTAAGAACAGTGACGAAGTACTTGTGCTTTGTTACTCTCCATCACTATTTACGACCAAAAGTATACCTTAATTCATCCGTCTATGCCAGCAAGATGTTTTGGCAGATCTTCCGCTAGATGCCAGGGGGAGCGTCAAGAACTTGTGTATGTGTATCCACCTGCTGCCTTTGCTACTACAGTACACAATAAGTCatggcacatgcacacactgagCGAGTCAGTTCTTTCGTAAATTATGGCGAGGTCATCATTTGTTCATTACAAATGTTTTGTGAAATTTCCTTTGATGGTGggttaagagtttttttttttaatctaaaatgtGTTCCTTGGGTCCATAaaggtttgagagagagagagataggtAGTGTAGATGGATAGAATCAATCATAACGATCGTCTGCTTTTCTCTAAACATGCAGGATGGGAAAGTGATCGTATGGGACGCCTTCACTACCAACAAGGTAACTCGTCTCTTATAACATTGGCgcactaaataaaaaaatttctgCTGCCCTTAACAATACTGACGTCCTTACCGGCTCTTTGGCTCTCGGGCCTATTGCATTAAAATCCTTCAGTGATGCAATGTTGTTTTATGGCACGTGCTGTACAAGTAAATATCCATTGATTGATTTGGTGAAAGATGATGCAGGAACTTGTAGAGCAGTGCAACGGTTTCCTTAAAAAATAGTGCAATGCGACAGACACACTGCAGCATCAGTCACATCAAATGTTTATTGGTAAATGCGTCGTACACGAGGCTTGGGGTGGAGGAGTATAGGTCATTGGAACAGAAGTAATGcaataatagtagtagtagtagtacaatAGCAATACGTGACTCTTCAGAAAGCCATTGTGTAGCGGCCTTGGTCAAGGCCTGAACGCGCCACCTGTACAACTACTGAACATTTTACTTCACCCTATTCTCTGGTTTATCCAAATCCAAACAGCAAACAAGTTGATTGATATATTTGCTTGTTTGTATTCTTGTGTGTAAAAGTATATTATAAAATATAACGCAGTAACATCAATGAATTATCACAAATttcaccgtaattcccggcctacagagcgcacctggttataagcctcaccgagtacatttgtaaaagaaataccatttggtacatacatacgccgcagctgtgtaaaagtcgcaagtgccaacattgaaacccgagatatttacaaagaaagacggtaaacagaaagtttaacgcttgtgccgccacgctaacgctagtgccgccgtgcTATCGCTAGAATGCCgttaacaaggccggttaaaaaaaaaaaaacatacaggtaaaaatcactgagacacggcagtaacacactagcgcagcgctaacggggccagaCCGATAAAAGtcaattcctcggcacatatattccaccggtctcactcttacctttttcgctcgagtgcccccttgcggccgctagaaaaaaatgcacaaattagctgcatcaccacataaattgcagggttcaaagcgtgtgaaaaaagtcgcggcttataggccagaaattaccgTATATCATACTAATGCTTTTATATACTCATCAAGTATCATACACAAGTATCAgtgtattttttctactcatCAAGTATCAAATGTGTATGAAAATATCACGTACAGGGATGAGGTAAACATGTATCTTGAGCATTTATTCTTAATTTAAGTGCTTTGGAGCATTGGTCGGCAAACCTTTGTAGCCATTTGTAGTCATTCATGAGGTCAATTAGTAATTCATTctaatttttatttacaatatatcAAATTGTTTATTGAACtcgtatttaatatttaaatgaacCAATTATTTGATGATgtgaaataaatatgaataaataaacacattttagttcataaatttcaggaGAAAAGACTGACAATCTACAGTCatggacacaaaagaaaaaacacaatttttagcATACAGCTCGGTATCATGAGTAGTTCTAATACTGTATGTGGACAAAGTGTATCAAGTAGTATTTGGCGTTGTAATTGAAGGCGTTGTGTGAGTGATTCACCCAAAGATCCGATTCATGTCGAGCTCTGTATGTTTTGGTGTGGATCAGGAGCACGCCGTGACGATGCCGTGCACTTGGGTGATGGCCTGCGCCTACGCCCCGTCTGGCTGCGCTGTCGCTTGTGGGTGAGTGCTACCCCCCAATGTGAAAACTTTTCTGTTCTCTTGTTGCGCTCGAAAACAGCATGTTCAATTGaaaaaactgcaaataaaaGCCAATAGCAGAATTCTCCCTTTGAATCGCAATGGAGCCGTCCGCTCGTGCCCGAGAATGCAAagtcttgtttatttttatttaattcgtCATGAAGCACAAAGCAAAGAGCCCACTAAACAACCCCGACAGCCATTCAGCGCTTGTCCTCGTGAGGGGGAGCCCATCCAAGACGACTCAGCGAAcaagaaaactccacacaggagtggTTGTGGTTTgagccccagtcctcagaactgtgaagcagatgtgttaaccactCGTCCACCGTGTCCTAACTAAactaaacaacaaaacatgcaaatacagTTTTCTCTTAGGCTTTAGTGTTCATCGAAAACGAGGCAGTGGTTTTAATCCCAAAAAGCACATTTAATATGATTTTAAACCACCATAAGATCAttcacagtttgaacattaatacCGCGCTTAGACTGTAtatgagaaaaaacaacaattataACTACTGGTTCAATTAAACAGTCCATATTGTATGTACAGTGTACATGCACATAGGAACTCTatgaaacattcatccatccattttcttttgccgcttatcctcacaagggtcgcggggagtgctgtagcctatcccagctgtcaacggggaggaggcggggtacaccctgaactggttgccagccaatcgcagggcacatggagacaaagagccgcactcacaatcacacctggcagcaatttagagtgtccaattaatgttgcatgtttttgggatgtgggaggaaacgcgagtgcccggggaaaacccacgcaggcatggggagaacatgcaaactctacacaggcggggccgggattgaacccaggacctcagaactgtgaggccaacgcttttacctgctgagccactgtgccgcccctcgACTtaacagttcaataaaaaatgtacttaaatagaaatgttaaaacaaaagtttagtGGGGTTTTTTATGGGTTGGGGGAACACAAATTTTaggaaaaatttattttttcaagaaaccTCTTCATAATCAGAAGTGGAAGAAAAAGTCAATCTTACCAGatgaaaggtgtttttttttttttttaaagaaaaacagttttgtgAGATAAATTACTTTATATAATGccttttcaagacaaaaaataatatgGCAGtagttcacattttattttattggagaaaaaaatgtttttcagagcAAAAATGTCATAATCGTAATAGTCGTACTTTTTCATGCCACTCGAAACATTACTTTAAAAGCCCTTTCTCGCCTTGGTGTTGATTTTGTAATGAATTTCTTCTGTCCCAGCGGCCTTGACAACAAATGTTCGGTGTATCCTCTTTCGCTGGACAAGAACGAGAACTTGGCCGCAAAGAAAAAGTCAGTGGCCATGCACACAAACTACTTGTCCGCTTGTAGCTTCACCAACTCGGACATGCAGGTGAGATTCTACGCGACGCACGTCTTGACACTGTCAAGCTTTCTCACCTCACTTCGGCCAATCAGGGTTCACATCCAGGTCACATGATCAGCTCGGGCCATCCATTCAATGTTTCACTCCTGTCATTATCGCCCATCGTCTGTTCTCCTTGAAGATCCTGACTTCCAGCGGAGACGGGACGTGCGCATTATGGGATGTCGAGAGTGGGCAATTACTGCAGAGTTTCCACGGCCACGCGGCGGACGTGCTGTGTCTGGATTTGGCGCCCTCTGAGACAGGGAACACTTTTGTCTCAGGGGTGAGGGAACAACTCGAGACCTTCTCACACTTTTGACTGAACTAGCTGCTGATATGTGACATTATTATTTCGCTATTCTCTACCTTATTCTGCtggtcttgttttttcttttgtttttggttgtaGGGCTGCGATAAGAAGGCCAATGTTTGGGACATGCGCTCAGGACAGTGTATCCAGTCTTTTGAAACTCATGAATCCGACATCAATAGTGTGCGGTGAGTTGGAAAGTGATTTCGACTCACTTCTTTTCTTTGGATTACGAAATAACAATAAGCTGCATCCTTCTCTGGTTGGCCCCCCAAAACAGTTACTATCCCAGTGGAGATGCATTTGCGTCTGGCTCAGATGACGCTACGGTAAGTATTcgattattaaattatttatattttatgctGATTTGATCGATAGCTTTGAGCTGAATGTGAATttagtaaaatatatttaatttaggCGGCAcgttggttcagctggtaaagcgtcggcctcacagttctgaggacccgggttcgattctggtgtgacggtctgagcgctcccccgtgctgaaaagtctccttgtgatgaatgcgcatgcgttactaacaggggaactctgggtacgtagcaaacagttccccttcttctacatagagggagctaacatacgttataacctagccctaaccctaacctaaccttaaaacaaaagttgataaaaaaatatagacaTATGTACGTTCACTGTGTTCATCTCTCCGAGATGTCCACAGCGAACATGAATGCTCGgggacaagttgtcgaatgccacacgttgaagcatggatggggatgtttcagactggccggaagtttacaaaatatactcgcatgcgcattaatcacaaggagacttttcagcacctggaacgctcagaccatcacaccggccccacctgtgtggagtttgcatgttctccacgtgcctttgtgtgttttttccgggcactctggtttcctcccatataccaaaaacacgcaacattgattggagactctaaattgcccctaggtgtgattgcgagtgtggctgtttttttctatgtgcgctgcgattggctggcaaccagttcagggtgcaccccacctcctgctcgttgacagctgggataggctccagcactgcttgcgaccctcgtgaggacaagcgacaaagaaaacggatggatatatTTAATTTACTCAGCAAtgattttcccccaaaatctaTATAAATAACTATCAATTAAGGGCGGGACGGTGGCGTGACTGGtgagaacattggcctcacagttctgaggacatggggttcaaatcctggtcccgcctgtgtggagttttcatgttcaccccgtgtctgcatgggttttctcccggcactccagtttcctcccacatcccaaaaacacgcaacattaattggagactctaaattgcccctaggtgtgattgtggctgcgACTTTTGTGACtttcgtctgtctccatgtgccctgcgactggctggcaaccagttcagggtggaccctgcttAAAAATGTGTGCGTTTCCCTTTTTGATTTGAACtatgagttttgtttttccctggcatatttaatttttgtggATGTACTTGTACTAGTATTACCGTCATTCAAGGTGCTCTGTTCAAACACGGCCCCTTTTGTTACAGTGCCGCCTGTATGACTTAAGAGCGGACAGAGAAGTAGCAATTTATTCCAAAGAGAGCATCATATTCGGCGTGTCCAGTGTGGATTTCTCTCTCAGTGGTAAGATTAGTTTCTAATGATAATTTTGTGTATTAATGCAAAATGCCTCGTGAACATGAAACTCCATGCGCGTGCTTTCCCTAGGCCGACTTCTTTTTGGCGGCTACAATGACTACACCATTAACGTCTGGGATGTGCTCAAAGGAACGCGCGTGTCTATCCTGTTTGGACACGAGAATCGTGTCAGTACGTTGCGGGTGTCCCCGGATGGGACGGCCTTCTGCACGGGCTCCTGGGACCACACTCTTCGGGTAAGACAGGGATCGCCGACATTTCCGCAGATGTCTTTTATGACTGCCGGCGTTCTTGGTTTCAGATCTGGGCTTGAAGACTCTGAAGCGGATGAAATAAAGTCCCGACAGAACAGAAGCCCCGCAGACACAAAGACCTTTCCGTTTGCTAGCGTACAATCACAGAAATGGACACTTGTTTTGTGGTTGTACATATCAAAAGCATTGTTTGTACTTTAGTCTCACAATCAGGTTAGATTAACATATCGCTGAGAACAAGTAAGCCAAATTACTCTTTACTATGATGGTATCATTGGATAAATACTGCACAGAAGAacccaaaatgcaaaatgtatttggtgaaaaaaaaaaaaaacgtagtgAATTTAAATGTAGGATAGAAGTGACACGATGGTGATGTGTTGTATGTGCTGCATATAAggcattatttattattgattgtttCGCACAAGAATAACTTGGAGGAAATGGACTTGgaagttttattttggattGGTTTTGCCGATGAATATAGAGTACAATAATGTAAAACAAGTGCAAGAAAAATGATGTCCATAACCTGTTCCCACAGAAAGCATCTTTCATTCACAAAAGAAGCTGAACTGCCACTATTGAAGTAACAAAAAAgcacattaaaattaaaagtgaCAAGATCAAGTTTTCTTCATCACCATGAGTTGTTTTTGTTAGCCACGTTTCCACACATCTAAACCACAGAAGCTCTGCGTGCATATCCAGTCACTGCAGACATCACTACATCTCGTGTCCACACTAGATATCTAAATGCTAATAAATGGAATGTACTAATTTCCATGCAGTTGTCCAATGGCTGTAATTTCATATTaactgtaattattttattgtagtttAGTGTACAGTTATACTATTGACTGTTTATCAGATATTATAAACATAATAAACTGCATTTGACTATCACAGTGGGATGTCACTTCTTATGAaatgttatttatatttgtCTTATCAATGAtgttttcaccaaaaaaaaattattgtacaGTATTCGTCCGATTTAAGGCCAGATCTCTCCTGCacgtcattttatgtggccaacTAGAGCAAATAAAGTTAatctaaaataaatgcatgaagAAATTGTTCATCtactttgcacacacacacacacacacacacacactggaaaaAACATAACTACAACACGGACCACAGCTAAAATTAATTTGAGTACAGTATTTGCTCACTGAGTGCTGCTGTTCTAATTGTTGTTACTAATAAAGTTTTTTCCGATATCGGAAGTGACGCAattgaacaacaacaatggcCGCCTGTCGCCCAAGCATTTTTCTTCCTATGTTTTATCAAAGCATCTGACACGAAATATTGCCCGTTCGTGTTTCACGTCGTGGCGGGGATGGATATACGAATCGGCGAGTGTGTCGTATAGAAAGCGGGGCGGCTTCCGAGTGGACCCTTCGTGGCCAAAATGAGCGACGTAGTGGAGAAAACGCTGACAGCTCTGCCGAGCCTCCTGTCTTTAGACTCTCAACCAGGGGCTGCCAAATTGTCTTCCACCTCGAAACTCGGAAACCTGATCAGAGGAATCACAGAGCTAACGTCCAAGCATGTGAGTTTGAATCACCCGAAATATTTCGCCTTATGTAACTCGTCAAATATAAAGCACGTGTGTTGGAATGCGCAATGTACTACGTTCACTGACCTGTATCCATAGTGTATAAACTCTTGACGTGATCGGTGGCTCCcttgagaaaatgtatttgcttttgGGATTCTAAAACTTTTTGGGTATAGggaatgtttttgggctgtgggataaaaccggagtgaccagagaaaacctacgcagccacggggagagcatgcaaacttcacacaggcggggctgggatttgaaccccgggcctcagaactgtgaggccaagactcTACACCTgtctcaccgtgctgccctccaGTCATACATATTTGATCTCAAATTAATAAATCTTTATTCCAGAAATAATACACCCccccacctcaaaaaaaaaaaaaaacaccattcacTGAGCTTTTTGCGCCGATTTAACACAATCATATCGGGGCCTTTAATTGGTGCAAATCTAAGAAATTGAAGAATAACTAGTTAGATTAACAAACGTGATAACATTCTCTACGAGACAGTCTTACACTGTCACCATTGTACTATCCAATGAGACGAATTTTTAGCTCAGTGTAATCACAAATCAATTTTTTGTCAGTAATGTAGAAACTGTTACAAACTTTTACTTTGAACATATTTTCAATGTTATCCTGTTCAGGAGGAAGAGAAACTGATTCAACAAGAACTGACTGCAATTAAAGATCAAGCTTCGTCGCCCAACACATCCATGgttcgttttcttttttttttaattagactCTCGACCCTTGCACAATAACAGGTGAAGTGTCGTGGTAAATTTTGGTATCACGTGTCAATCGTCAGAGGCAGATGAAGGAGCTCATGGTGCGAGCCATCTATTGTGAAATGTTGGGCTATGAGGCTTCTTTCTGCTACATTCATGCCATTAAATTGGCTCAACAAGGCACCGCATTGGAGAAGAGAGTTGGTAAGTGTGTCATTTAAAAGTAATTCCTCACTCGTCAGTGTTGTCATTTTGATTTAGTGATAGAATTTCTTTAACCCACATACTCTTAGATCAAAAAAAGTTCATACAAATGTTAAAACCAAGTGTAATGTTGAAGTGGTTTTAATTCAAATGTTAATTACAGCGTATTGTTGACAGAAAATATACAAACTGTACAGGCAATTTTTAAGTCACCTTTTTTCATGGAAGTGAAGAAGAAAGGGTTGGACTACTTGCatcatcttttttaaaaaatttttttgcacgTGTACCAACGAGTTAACTGCTATGCTACATATTAAagttaagaaaaatatttactcaGCCTTTACTACACTATGGTGATGAACAGCAGTGGTAAGTTACTGCTTTTGCCTGGAAGGGTTAGCTCTTCAATTCTttgtgtcacccccccccccaatattatTTATGGCAACTTATACGTTTTAACA
Coding sequences:
- the gnb5a gene encoding guanine nucleotide-binding protein subunit beta-5a isoform X2, whose translation is MKTRRTLKGHGNKVLCMDWCKDKRRIVSSSQDGKVIVWDAFTTNKEHAVTMPCTWVMACAYAPSGCAVACGGLDNKCSVYPLSLDKNENLAAKKKSVAMHTNYLSACSFTNSDMQILTSSGDGTCALWDVESGQLLQSFHGHAADVLCLDLAPSETGNTFVSGGCDKKANVWDMRSGQCIQSFETHESDINSVRYYPSGDAFASGSDDATCRLYDLRADREVAIYSKESIIFGVSSVDFSLSGRLLFGGYNDYTINVWDVLKGTRVSILFGHENRVSTLRVSPDGTAFCTGSWDHTLRIWA
- the gnb5a gene encoding guanine nucleotide-binding protein subunit beta-5a isoform X1, encoding MRSPPIPEMATQEVQLNETLAHLKTESESLKSKLEEERAKLHDVELHQVAEKVEGLGQFVMKTRRTLKGHGNKVLCMDWCKDKRRIVSSSQDGKVIVWDAFTTNKEHAVTMPCTWVMACAYAPSGCAVACGGLDNKCSVYPLSLDKNENLAAKKKSVAMHTNYLSACSFTNSDMQILTSSGDGTCALWDVESGQLLQSFHGHAADVLCLDLAPSETGNTFVSGGCDKKANVWDMRSGQCIQSFETHESDINSVRYYPSGDAFASGSDDATCRLYDLRADREVAIYSKESIIFGVSSVDFSLSGRLLFGGYNDYTINVWDVLKGTRVSILFGHENRVSTLRVSPDGTAFCTGSWDHTLRIWA